From Oncorhynchus clarkii lewisi isolate Uvic-CL-2024 chromosome 26, UVic_Ocla_1.0, whole genome shotgun sequence, the proteins below share one genomic window:
- the LOC139384871 gene encoding pro-cathepsin H-like isoform X1, which produces MHWLRNTRGSMTLYTVAFILAFLHLANLTSLFLPEEEYHFKQWMLQYNKVYALEEYHHRLNIFTGHKRRIHYHNAGKHTFSMGLNQFSDMSFAEFRKTFLLTEPQNCSATKGSHISSHGPYPGSVDWREKGNYVSPVKYQGHCGSCWTFSTTGCLESVTAIATGKLPLLSEQQLVDCAQDFNNHGCMGGLPSQAFEYVKYNNGLMTEDDYPYTGHDGSCNFKPELAAAFVKDVVNITSYDEKGMVDAVARLNPVSFGYEVTDDFLHYKDGVYSSTTCKNTTDNVNHAVLAVGYGEKNSTPYWIVKNSWGTNWGMDGYFLIERGRNMCGLAACSSYPLPPV; this is translated from the exons ATGCATTGGTTGCGAAACACACGCGGAAGTATGACGCTGTATACTGTTGCTTTTATTCTTGCTTTTTTGCATTTAGCCAATTTAACATCCTTGTTTTTACCTGAAG AGGAATATCACTTCAAACAATGGATGTTACAG TATAATAAAGTCTATGCTCTGGAGGAGTACCACCATCGCCTGAACATCTTCACTGGGCATAAGAGGAGAATCCACTATCATAATGCAGGGAAGCACACGTTCTCAA TGGGACTGAATCAGTTTTCTGACATGAGCTTTGCAGAGTTTAGGAAAACTTTCCTCCTGACTGAACCTCAG AACTGCTCTGCCACCAAAGGGAGTCACATCAGCAGCCATGGGCCATATCCTGGTTCTGTGgactggagagagaagggaaactATGTGTCACCTGTCAAATACCAG GGTCATTGTGGAAGCTGCTGGACCTTCTCCACTACCGGCTGTCTTGAGTCTGTTACCGCTATAGCTACTGGAAAACTCCCACTTCTG TCTGAGCAGCAACTGGTGGACTGTGCTCAAGACTTCAACAATCATGGATGTATGGG GGGACTCCCAAGCCAGGCGTTTGAGTATGTTAAATACAACAACGGACTCATGACCGAAGATGACTATCCTTACACGGGACAT GATGGCTCTTGCAATTTCAAGCCCGAGTTGGCAGCTGCCTTCGTGAAAGATGTTGTCAACATAACAAGT TATGACGAAAAGGGCATGGTTGATGCTGTGGCCAGACTGAACCCAGTCAGCTTTGGATATGAAGTGACTGATGATTTCCTCCACTACAAGGATGGTGTGTACAGCAG CACTACGTGTAAGAACACTACAGACAATGTGAACCATGCTGTACTGGCAGTGGGATATGGTGAAAAGAATAGCACTCCATATTGGATCGTGAAAAACTCCTGGGGCACCAACTGGGGAATGGATGg ATATTTCCTAATAGAACGAGGGAGGAACATGTGTGGACTGGCAGCCTGCTCCTCTTATCCTCTCCCCCCGGTGTGA
- the LOC139384871 gene encoding pro-cathepsin H-like isoform X3, giving the protein MGLNQFSDMSFAEFRKTFLLTEPQNCSATKGSHISSHGPYPGSVDWREKGNYVSPVKYQGHCGSCWTFSTTGCLESVTAIATGKLPLLSEQQLVDCAQDFNNHGCMGGLPSQAFEYVKYNNGLMTEDDYPYTGHDGSCNFKPELAAAFVKDVVNITSYDEKGMVDAVARLNPVSFGYEVTDDFLHYKDGVYSSTTCKNTTDNVNHAVLAVGYGEKNSTPYWIVKNSWGTNWGMDGYFLIERGRNMCGLAACSSYPLPPV; this is encoded by the exons A TGGGACTGAATCAGTTTTCTGACATGAGCTTTGCAGAGTTTAGGAAAACTTTCCTCCTGACTGAACCTCAG AACTGCTCTGCCACCAAAGGGAGTCACATCAGCAGCCATGGGCCATATCCTGGTTCTGTGgactggagagagaagggaaactATGTGTCACCTGTCAAATACCAG GGTCATTGTGGAAGCTGCTGGACCTTCTCCACTACCGGCTGTCTTGAGTCTGTTACCGCTATAGCTACTGGAAAACTCCCACTTCTG TCTGAGCAGCAACTGGTGGACTGTGCTCAAGACTTCAACAATCATGGATGTATGGG GGGACTCCCAAGCCAGGCGTTTGAGTATGTTAAATACAACAACGGACTCATGACCGAAGATGACTATCCTTACACGGGACAT GATGGCTCTTGCAATTTCAAGCCCGAGTTGGCAGCTGCCTTCGTGAAAGATGTTGTCAACATAACAAGT TATGACGAAAAGGGCATGGTTGATGCTGTGGCCAGACTGAACCCAGTCAGCTTTGGATATGAAGTGACTGATGATTTCCTCCACTACAAGGATGGTGTGTACAGCAG CACTACGTGTAAGAACACTACAGACAATGTGAACCATGCTGTACTGGCAGTGGGATATGGTGAAAAGAATAGCACTCCATATTGGATCGTGAAAAACTCCTGGGGCACCAACTGGGGAATGGATGg ATATTTCCTAATAGAACGAGGGAGGAACATGTGTGGACTGGCAGCCTGCTCCTCTTATCCTCTCCCCCCGGTGTGA
- the LOC139385172 gene encoding WD repeat-containing protein 76-like isoform X1 has product MMVSEEPNLPNTFVKLYYMLQEMKPANTESGVPVLHSAKEGCKPKKFTPDEVLVPNPSFKENQGTKRKIQPGSLSIYELERLENIRQNQVFLSSIKLLEAKQDLKPEKTQRGLKRQNNKVAWTEILPPRTKSLRIQKKEAERLPLPPEPHRIYYEVERIERARKPEGPISMEPINMEEDSSLPPELLTLWTEDLIKEEKEELGLGEYRSTLKSMELSEIGGVAKVVKSRIFSVAFHPCSSRLLMAAGDKLGGVGLWNLDSDMGDEGVLLFEPHVQPVACMAFSGSHPTDLLTLSYDGTLRSTDVEKAVFDEVYRIKDGLRTFDFLSHDCSTLVTGDWYGDVAIVDRRTPGTSHESLHSLDTKTVRCVHVHPVQKQYIMVAENSIVSIYDARCLKASSTEPVSQLYGHSKSISSAYFSPGTGNRVVTTCLDNIRIYDTSELTSRAPLLTSIQQNLYTGRWLSKLQATWDPKRDDCFVVGSMQRPRRVQVFHESGQLQHSFQDPEMTTVLSVTAFHPTRNALLGGNASGRLYVFTD; this is encoded by the exons ATGATGGTTTCGGAAGAACCAAATCTTCCGAACACGTTTGTGAAATTGTACTACATGTTGCAG GAAATGAAGCCAGCGAACACCGAGAGTGGTGTCCCTGTACTCCATTCAGCAAAAGAGGGGTGCAAACCCAAGAAATTCACCCCAGATGAGGTACTGGTACCAAATCCCAGCTTCAAAGAAAATCAAGGAACGAAAAGAAAG ATACAACCTGGAAGTCTATCGATATATGAATTGGAACGGTTGGAAAATATCAGACAAAACCAAGTGTTCCTGTCCTCCATAAAACTGCTTGAG GCCAAGCAGGATTTGAAACCAGAAAAAACACAGCGAGGTCTCAAGAGACAGAACAA TAAGGTAGCCTGGACAGAGATACTGCCTCCTCGCACCAAGTCCTTGAGAATCCAGAAGAAGGAAGCAGAGCGACTCCCCCTGCCCCCGGAACCACACAGGATTTATTATGAAGTCGAACGA ATTGAACGTGCCAGGAAGCCAGAGGGTCCCATTAGTATGGAGCCAATCAACATGGAGGAGGATAGTTCACTGCCACCTGAACTTCTCACGCTGTGGACAGAG GATTTAATCAAAGAAGAAAAGGAGGAGTTGGGTCTGGGAGA GTACCGTAGTACTCTGAAGAGCATGGAGCTGAGTGAGATTGGAGGAGTAGCTAAGGTGGTGAAGAGTCGTATCTTCTCTGTTGCCTTCCACCCGTGTAGCAGTCGTCTGCTCATGGCTGCTGGGGACAAGTTGGGTGGAGTGGGGCTCTGGAACCTC GACTCTGATATGGGGGATGAGGGCGTGCTGCTGTTTGAGCCACACGTCCAGCCGGTGGCCTGCATGGCCTTCTCCGGGTCACATCCTACAGACCTGTTGACCCTCAGCTACGACGGGACGTTACGGAGCACAGATGTGGAGAAAGCCGTTTTTGATGAG GTGTATCGGATCAAGGATGGCTTGAGAACCTTTGACTTCCTGTCACATGACTGTTCGACGCTGGTCACCGGGGACTGGTACGGAGACGTTGCCATCGTTGACAGGCGGACTCCAGG AACCTCTCATGAGTCCCTCCATAGCCTGGATACCAAGACGGTTCGCTGTGTTCACGTCCACCCTGTTCAGAAGCAGTACATCATGGTGGCTGAGAACAG TATTGTGAGCATTTACGATGCTCGATGTTTGAAGGCGTCGTCAACAGAGCCAGTCTCCCAGCTCTATGGTCACTCAAAGAGCATCTCAAGTGCCTACTTCTCTCCTGGCACTGGCAACAGAGTAGTGACCACCTGCCTAGACAACATCAG GATTTACGACACCTCGGAACTAACCTCCAGAGCTCCGCTACTGACCTCCATCCA ACAAAACTTGTACACAGGGCGCTGGCTGTCCAAGCTGCAGGCGACGTGGGACCCCAAGAGAGACGATTGCTTCGTTGTGGGCAGCATGCAGCGGCCTCGCAGAGTCCAG GTGTTCCATGAGAGTGGGCAGCTCCAGCACTCCTTCCAGGACCCAGAGATGACCACCGTGCTCTCAGTCACAGCCTTCCACCCCACCAGGAACGCTCTACTGGGGGGTAACGCCTCCGGGCGGCTGTACGTCTTCACCGACTGA
- the LOC139385172 gene encoding WD repeat-containing protein 76-like isoform X2, with protein MKPANTESGVPVLHSAKEGCKPKKFTPDEVLVPNPSFKENQGTKRKIQPGSLSIYELERLENIRQNQVFLSSIKLLEAKQDLKPEKTQRGLKRQNNKVAWTEILPPRTKSLRIQKKEAERLPLPPEPHRIYYEVERIERARKPEGPISMEPINMEEDSSLPPELLTLWTEDLIKEEKEELGLGEYRSTLKSMELSEIGGVAKVVKSRIFSVAFHPCSSRLLMAAGDKLGGVGLWNLDSDMGDEGVLLFEPHVQPVACMAFSGSHPTDLLTLSYDGTLRSTDVEKAVFDEVYRIKDGLRTFDFLSHDCSTLVTGDWYGDVAIVDRRTPGTSHESLHSLDTKTVRCVHVHPVQKQYIMVAENSIVSIYDARCLKASSTEPVSQLYGHSKSISSAYFSPGTGNRVVTTCLDNIRIYDTSELTSRAPLLTSIQQNLYTGRWLSKLQATWDPKRDDCFVVGSMQRPRRVQVFHESGQLQHSFQDPEMTTVLSVTAFHPTRNALLGGNASGRLYVFTD; from the exons ATGAAGCCAGCGAACACCGAGAGTGGTGTCCCTGTACTCCATTCAGCAAAAGAGGGGTGCAAACCCAAGAAATTCACCCCAGATGAGGTACTGGTACCAAATCCCAGCTTCAAAGAAAATCAAGGAACGAAAAGAAAG ATACAACCTGGAAGTCTATCGATATATGAATTGGAACGGTTGGAAAATATCAGACAAAACCAAGTGTTCCTGTCCTCCATAAAACTGCTTGAG GCCAAGCAGGATTTGAAACCAGAAAAAACACAGCGAGGTCTCAAGAGACAGAACAA TAAGGTAGCCTGGACAGAGATACTGCCTCCTCGCACCAAGTCCTTGAGAATCCAGAAGAAGGAAGCAGAGCGACTCCCCCTGCCCCCGGAACCACACAGGATTTATTATGAAGTCGAACGA ATTGAACGTGCCAGGAAGCCAGAGGGTCCCATTAGTATGGAGCCAATCAACATGGAGGAGGATAGTTCACTGCCACCTGAACTTCTCACGCTGTGGACAGAG GATTTAATCAAAGAAGAAAAGGAGGAGTTGGGTCTGGGAGA GTACCGTAGTACTCTGAAGAGCATGGAGCTGAGTGAGATTGGAGGAGTAGCTAAGGTGGTGAAGAGTCGTATCTTCTCTGTTGCCTTCCACCCGTGTAGCAGTCGTCTGCTCATGGCTGCTGGGGACAAGTTGGGTGGAGTGGGGCTCTGGAACCTC GACTCTGATATGGGGGATGAGGGCGTGCTGCTGTTTGAGCCACACGTCCAGCCGGTGGCCTGCATGGCCTTCTCCGGGTCACATCCTACAGACCTGTTGACCCTCAGCTACGACGGGACGTTACGGAGCACAGATGTGGAGAAAGCCGTTTTTGATGAG GTGTATCGGATCAAGGATGGCTTGAGAACCTTTGACTTCCTGTCACATGACTGTTCGACGCTGGTCACCGGGGACTGGTACGGAGACGTTGCCATCGTTGACAGGCGGACTCCAGG AACCTCTCATGAGTCCCTCCATAGCCTGGATACCAAGACGGTTCGCTGTGTTCACGTCCACCCTGTTCAGAAGCAGTACATCATGGTGGCTGAGAACAG TATTGTGAGCATTTACGATGCTCGATGTTTGAAGGCGTCGTCAACAGAGCCAGTCTCCCAGCTCTATGGTCACTCAAAGAGCATCTCAAGTGCCTACTTCTCTCCTGGCACTGGCAACAGAGTAGTGACCACCTGCCTAGACAACATCAG GATTTACGACACCTCGGAACTAACCTCCAGAGCTCCGCTACTGACCTCCATCCA ACAAAACTTGTACACAGGGCGCTGGCTGTCCAAGCTGCAGGCGACGTGGGACCCCAAGAGAGACGATTGCTTCGTTGTGGGCAGCATGCAGCGGCCTCGCAGAGTCCAG GTGTTCCATGAGAGTGGGCAGCTCCAGCACTCCTTCCAGGACCCAGAGATGACCACCGTGCTCTCAGTCACAGCCTTCCACCCCACCAGGAACGCTCTACTGGGGGGTAACGCCTCCGGGCGGCTGTACGTCTTCACCGACTGA
- the LOC139384871 gene encoding pro-cathepsin H-like isoform X2, whose amino-acid sequence MTLYTVAFILAFLHLANLTSLFLPEEEYHFKQWMLQYNKVYALEEYHHRLNIFTGHKRRIHYHNAGKHTFSMGLNQFSDMSFAEFRKTFLLTEPQNCSATKGSHISSHGPYPGSVDWREKGNYVSPVKYQGHCGSCWTFSTTGCLESVTAIATGKLPLLSEQQLVDCAQDFNNHGCMGGLPSQAFEYVKYNNGLMTEDDYPYTGHDGSCNFKPELAAAFVKDVVNITSYDEKGMVDAVARLNPVSFGYEVTDDFLHYKDGVYSSTTCKNTTDNVNHAVLAVGYGEKNSTPYWIVKNSWGTNWGMDG is encoded by the exons ATGACGCTGTATACTGTTGCTTTTATTCTTGCTTTTTTGCATTTAGCCAATTTAACATCCTTGTTTTTACCTGAAG AGGAATATCACTTCAAACAATGGATGTTACAG TATAATAAAGTCTATGCTCTGGAGGAGTACCACCATCGCCTGAACATCTTCACTGGGCATAAGAGGAGAATCCACTATCATAATGCAGGGAAGCACACGTTCTCAA TGGGACTGAATCAGTTTTCTGACATGAGCTTTGCAGAGTTTAGGAAAACTTTCCTCCTGACTGAACCTCAG AACTGCTCTGCCACCAAAGGGAGTCACATCAGCAGCCATGGGCCATATCCTGGTTCTGTGgactggagagagaagggaaactATGTGTCACCTGTCAAATACCAG GGTCATTGTGGAAGCTGCTGGACCTTCTCCACTACCGGCTGTCTTGAGTCTGTTACCGCTATAGCTACTGGAAAACTCCCACTTCTG TCTGAGCAGCAACTGGTGGACTGTGCTCAAGACTTCAACAATCATGGATGTATGGG GGGACTCCCAAGCCAGGCGTTTGAGTATGTTAAATACAACAACGGACTCATGACCGAAGATGACTATCCTTACACGGGACAT GATGGCTCTTGCAATTTCAAGCCCGAGTTGGCAGCTGCCTTCGTGAAAGATGTTGTCAACATAACAAGT TATGACGAAAAGGGCATGGTTGATGCTGTGGCCAGACTGAACCCAGTCAGCTTTGGATATGAAGTGACTGATGATTTCCTCCACTACAAGGATGGTGTGTACAGCAG CACTACGTGTAAGAACACTACAGACAATGTGAACCATGCTGTACTGGCAGTGGGATATGGTGAAAAGAATAGCACTCCATATTGGATCGTGAAAAACTCCTGGGGCACCAACTGGGGAATGGATGggtaa